A window of Apium graveolens cultivar Ventura chromosome 8, ASM990537v1, whole genome shotgun sequence contains these coding sequences:
- the LOC141680558 gene encoding AT-hook motif nuclear-localized protein 29-like, protein MEGDNNQSQDSSQMVQRLLPPHEPHHSDFETNPLNNTNPQNNNSTGGGGFFPKSCPRGRPRGSKNKPKTPVVRNCESFNVLEAHVLEISSGADIMETLNTYAIQRGRGVCIFNGKGTVWNVIIHQHASSSLSGGVITLPDAFEIISITGTVLPPPAPPGFGSLSIFLSGGQGQVLGGKVVGPLIAKGAVILMVATFANAVFERIPLERHGAAERENAANGANQVQEVQPLISQAFTVIGSVGTSLSLFNAGPAVDLPNNFVAPGPPF, encoded by the coding sequence ATGGAAGGCGATAACAACCAAAGCCAAGACTCTTCCCAAATGGTTCAACGTTTACTCCCACCTCATGAACCGCACCACTCTGATTTTGAAACCAATCCCCTGAACAACACCAATCCCCAGAACAACAACTCTACAGGGGGTGGCGGTTTTTTCCCAAAAAGTTGTCCACGAGGCCGTCCTCGTGGCTCCAAAAACAAGCCTAAGACTCCTGTTGTCCGCAATTGTGAGAGCTTCAATGTTCTCGAGGCGCACGTTCTTGAAATTTCATCGGGCGCTGACATAATGGAGACCCTTAACACATATGCAATACAGAGAGGCAGAGGTGTGTGTATCTTTAATGGGAAGGGGACAGTTTGGAATGTTATCATCCACCAACATGCTTCTTCTTCCTTGTCTGGGGGCGTTATTACACTGCCAGATGCTTTTGAGATTATTTCGATTACTGGGACAGTGCTTCCTCCCCCGGCTCCACCAGGATTCGGGAGCCTATCGATCTTTTTATCAGGAGGACAAGGGCAGGTTCTTGGGGGAAAAGTGGTAGGTCCGCTGATTGCCAAAGGTGCAGTTATTTTGATGGTGGCTACTTTTGCTAATGCGGTATTTGAGCGTATACCATTGGAGAGGCACGGGGCAGCAGAGCGGGAAAATGCAGCAAATGGTGCTAATCAGGTGCAGGAGGTTCAGCCACTAATATCTCAGGCATTTACCGTGATAGGAAGTGTTGGTACTAGTCTTTCTTTGTTTAATGCAGGGCCTGCTGTAGATTTGCCAAATAATTTTGTTGCACCAGGGCCTCCCTTTTAG
- the LOC141680559 gene encoding uncharacterized protein LOC141680559: MKIPPDSSWIWKKVLKLHNIALQFITYDIGNGCNTSLWFDPWWEGVCLVSTLTSPIIRQCGLSSTATVGVLLQTGHWALPTPNSRHHHVDPLLTQWLEYFSFPVVRVHGEDRILWAGIHAVKIKTWNIWDSIRNRGTEISWAPAVWHKLTIYRYAHHQWVACHGRLPTLACLARFGIAFSQICYLCIGGLEADNHLLKHCPTVLSYFGKFVLSCMCTFWVTLGFTVWS; this comes from the coding sequence ATGAAAATTCCTCCTGACTCATCCTGGATCTGGAAAAAGGTTCTTAAACTTCATAACATTGCATTGCAGTTCATCACCTATGATATAGGGAATGGATGCAATACTTCGTTGTGGTTTGATCCTTGGTGGGAAGGGGTCTGTCTTGTATCTACTTTGACATCTCCCATCATTCGTCAATGTGGTCTTTCAAGTACTGCTACTGTTGGTGTGCTGCTTCAAACCGGTCATTGGGCGTTGCCAACTCCCAACTCTAGACATCATCACGTGGATCCTCTCCTAACGCAATGGCTTGAATATTTTTCCTTTCCGGTTGTGCGTGTTCATGGAGAAGACAGGATACTTTGGGCAGGCATTCATGCTGTCAAGATAAAGACATGGAATATTTGGGATTCTATCAGAAATAGGGGAACTGAGATAAGTTGGGCTCCTGCGGTTTGGCACAAACTCACAATCTATCGTTATGCGCACCACCAATGGGTGGCTTGTCACGGGCGTCTCCCTACGCTTGCGTGCCTTGCTCGTTTTGGCATTGCTTTTTCTCAGATTTGTTACTTGTGTATAGGAGGTCTCGAGGCGGACAATCACCTTCTTAAACATTGTCCAACTGTGCTTTCGTACTTCGGAAAATTTGTACTCTCTTGCATGTGCACATTTTGGGTGACTCTTGGCTTCACTGTCTGGAGTTAG